The Actinoplanes sp. N902-109 genomic interval AGCTGGGCCGCAACCTGCAGACGAAGGAGCGCCGCCGGGACCCGAAGTTCCGGGCCGCGCTCAAGGCCACCCGCCGCAAGATCGGCAAGCAGATGCTCAAGGACTACGTGGTGCACCCCGCGCTGTCCGGCCCGTCGTTCCTGCACACGATCGCGGCCAATGCGACGGCCAACCTGATCCGCAACCTGTGGAGCCACTCGGTCATCATGTGCGGCCACTTCCCCAACGGCGTCGAGACGTTCGAGAAGACGTCGATCGAGGGCGAGACCCGCGGCGAGTGGTACCTGCGCCAGATGCTCGGCTCGGCCAACATCAGCGGTTCCAAGCTCATGCACATCATGACCGGCAACCTGTCGCACCAGATCGAGCACCACCTGTTCCCGGACATGCCCAGCAACCGCTACGCCCAGATCGCCCCCAAGATCAAGGACCTGTTCGAGCGGTACGGACTGAAGTACACCACCGGCCCGATGCCCAAGCAGGTCGCCTCGGCCTGGTGGAAGGTCATCCGGCTGTCGCTGCCCAGCAAGCCGGTCGCGGCCCGGCCGCCCGCCGGCGAGCGCCCGGCACCGACCGCCGACCCGGCCGCCCGCTGGCGCCGCGTGCCCGCCACCCCGGAACTCGCCCAGACCCGCTGACAACGCCGCGCCGCAACGGCAGTCTCGTCTGCCGTTGCGGCGCCTGGCTCAGTAGTGGCCGACGTAGTGGTAGCCCGCGTTGAGGCTGCCCGGGGCGGCGTGCACGGGTGCCAGCGCGTCGAACGGTTCGACGTCGAGGTCACGCAGGACGTCGGTGAAAGCGGCGTCGACCGTGGGCACGTCGACGGTGCCCGGGGCGGTGCCGTGCTCGACCCAGTCCATCAGCGGTTGCAGGAACTCCGGGACGCCGACCTCCGACGGGTTCGCCGACTCCGGGCCGAACAGGCAGTGGTAGCCCGCCGGGATCAGGTAGAGCCGGGTGTAGGCGCCGGCCCCGCCACGCTGCTGAACGGCGCGGTAGTAGTCGATGGTCGAGAACGGCGGGATGAACGGATCCACCCAGCCGTGATACATGATCAGCTTGCCGCCGTGCGCCCGGAACGCCGACAGGTCCGGGTCGTTGGCGTTGTACAGCGCGTCGCCGAGCACGTTGAGCCGGTCGAACGTGGCCTTGGTGAACCGTACGTCGGTGAGGCCGAAGCTCTCCGGCAGCACCGCCGGGTAGCCCAGGTACTTCAGATAGGTGAGCGCGATCCTCCCGGCGTTGCCGTTCAGCGGTGAACCCGAGCTCACCACGAACTGACCGATCCAGCCGAACTCGGAACCGTACGGCATCCCCCCGTTGAAGAGGCCGGCCGGTCCGCGGTAGAACGCCACGACCGTGGCGATCTGGGCGGGGGTCAGGCACCCCGGCTGATCGACGCCGGGCGGGCAGCGCAGCGACGACGGCTGGAAACCGCACCGGCGCGGGTCCCGGATCACCGCACCGCACGCGGCCACCACGGCGGCGTGCAGGGCGGGGATCTTCGCCGGCCCGAGGATCTGCCGCCCGTGCGCGTCGGTGTTGTGCACCGCCACCCACGCCTGCAGCAGCACCAGCGGCGCCTCGTTGCCCGCCGGTGCCCCGGCCAGGATGCCGTCGAAGTCGGCCGGGAACCGCTGGGCCAGCATCAGCCCCTGCCGCCCACCGGTCGAACACCCGTCGAAGTACCGGTGCGCCGGCCCACGCCCGTAGAACGCCGTCATCACCGCGTCCGAGGCACGTCGCAGCCGATGCTCCGAGGTCAGCCCCACTCGACCCGGGCCCGCGGGTCGGCACCCCAGGTCGCCGGTTGCGCCCCCGCGGCGTCACCGGTGTGCCCGGTGTCGTCGGCGGCCACCACCAGCGTCCGGGCCAGCGCGGCCGGGCAGCTGAACCCGAACAACGGGAACGCCAGATCCGGCACCGCACCGCACAGCCCGCCGCACCCCTGCTGCACGTACTGCCCGGTCCACCCGCGCACCGGCAGCTTGACCGTGAAGTGGGTGGCCGGCAGCAGCACCCCGCGCACCTCGCAATACCCGTCGGCGACGGTGGCCGAGCTGACCCCGCCCTGCGGCACCCGGGCGGTGATGAGCCCGGCACACGACGCCGGGCCGGGGCCGCGGGCTGCCCCGCACAACCCGGTCAGCACCAGCGCAGCGGCCGACAGCAGCGTCACTGCTTTGCGTATCAGCATGGATCCTCCCTCATGGAGGAAGGCTTCCACCGCCGGCCGCCCGGCGGATCGGCCCCGGGTCGGGACTTGCCGTCATCCCCGAGGATGACCCGCCCCGCCCCGGCGCGGGCATCGCCGGTCCCGCGCTCGGCTCAGCCGCGCTGCGTGCGGGCCACCAGAGCCTGGGCGACGTCGCGCAGCTTGCGGTTGGCGTCCTGGGAGACCTTGGACAGGATCGCGAAGGCCTCGTCGGGCGAACACCGGCGCTCCCCCATGATGATGCCCTTGGCCTGCTCGATGACCGCCCGGGACTCCATCGCCGCCTGCATGTGCTGCGCCAGCGTCATCGTGGTGTCGTAGAGGTGCGCGTTGGCCAGCGCCACCGCCGCGTAGCGCACGAAGGTGTGTGCCAGCGCCACCGCCTCCTCGTCGAAGGCGTGCGGTTCCGCGCCGTAGATGTTGAGCGCCCCGGAAACCGTGTCCAGGATCGGCAGGCCCACCGACAGCACGCTGCCCATGCCCGCCTCGGTGGCCCGGCCGGCCCAGGTTGCCCAGCGCGTCTCGGCGGCGGTGTCGGGCACCGAGACGGTGGCGTTGTCCGCGGCAGCCTGCAGGCAGGGGCCGCCGTCGAGGCGGTACTGCCATTCGTCGAGGGCGAGGGCGCGGTTGCCGGTGTACGCGGCGGTGTAGGCGCCCCGGTCGCGGACCAGGGTGATGGAGACCTCGCTGGCGCCGGGCAGGGTCTTCTGCGCCAGCTCGGCGACCCGGTCGAGGACCCCTTCGAGGTCGGTTTCGCCCAGCTTGATGCGGCCGAGTTCCGTGAGAGCGGAGAGGGAGTCGGTCGGCTCGTGCGCCATGGTGCGTCGGGATCCTTGCAGCGGTCAGCACGCGGACGCGGGTGCGAGGCGTGACGATGGTCGGTGAACGCGCCGCTGCTTGACGCTGGTCGCCGCCGATGCCCGAGGGCTCCGGACGAGCATCCCGATGATACCCAACCGGGCGCACGGCGCGATGCCCGCCGTTATGCGCCGCCGGCGATGATGTGCCGGGCCATGTCGGGCATCCGGGCGCTCGTGGTGGCGGCCCGGCTGCACAGGCTGCCGTAGGCCGCCTCGGCCGCGCACCGGTCGGCCGCCATGATCACGCCCAGCGCCTGCTGGATCAGCCCGCGGACGGCGAACGCCGCCGTCAGACCGGCGACCAGTTCGGCGCCGCCGTCGTCGAGGGCGTCGTCCGGGTGCGCCGCGGCCGTCCGCGGATCGAAGACGGCCCAGACGGCCGCGGTGAGCCGGCTCAGCGACTCGGGCCGGCGGCCGTACAGGTTGAGGGCGGCGACCGGGACGCCACGGGCCGCGAACAGCGGCACGGACAGCGAGGCCCGCAGGCCGATCCGGGTCGCGGCGTCGCGGAAGCCGGGCCAGACCATGGTCGCCCTGATGTTCGGTACGCCCACCACATGACCGCTCGTCGCGGCGTCCAGGCAGGGGCCGGCCCCGTCGGCGTACTGGGCGTCGTCCACCGCCGCGGCGAGGGCGCTGCTCGCGGCGACGGTCGTGTACCCGCCACCGTGGCTGCGGGTGATCGAGGCGTAGCTGATCGCGTCGATCCGGTCCGCCGCCAGCCCGGTGATCGTGGTCAGCAGGGCGGTGACCGCGGCGGCGGCGTCCGGGGTGCCGGCCAGCATGACCAGATGTTCGCGTAGCGGCCGCTCCGGATCCTGCATCGCCCCTCGTCCCCGCTCAGTCGTCCATGATCAAATTCGCCAGGTCGAACATCTCCAGAATCTGGCGAGTCATGCCTCGGGCGCCGCGCAGACTCAGCGTGTGCCCGGTGGCCGACGCACACCGGCGCGCCGCGAGCAGGGCGGTCGTGCCCGCCGCGCCGAAGAAGGTCACCTTGTTGAGATCGCACACCACGAACGGCCAGCTCTGCAGGGCCCGCAGCAATCCGGCCTGGAGCAGCGGCGCGGTGTCCAGGTCGACATCGCCCTCCACGGTCACGACGGCAGCCGGGGTGGCGGTGCCGGCGGCGCGGCGGGAGACCGTGGCGAGCCAGGTGCCGTCGTAACCGGTCACCGAGGCGGAGAACTCGCCGGGCGGTCCTTCGATCCAGGTGGGAAGAGGCCGAGGCATGGGCACACACTCCTGTCGTTGTGAAAACACGACGGGCACCCGTTTTGACCCAGCACCACACTATTACCCACGGCGCGATCCGCCAATCGGACACCGCGGGTGAGTTGCCGTCAGCTGGGGTACAAAGGACGACATGGATCCCACGGCGGCCTTCCGCGAGCTCGGCCAGATCAAGCTGGGCGAGACGGACCTCAAAGGAGTCCTCGACCGGATCGCCCGCCTCGCCAAGCAGACCGTCCCGGGAGCCGACGAGGTCTCCGTGACGCTGATCCCCGAGCGCGGCCCTTACACGATCTCCTGGACCGGCCAGCCCGCCCTCGAGGTCGACGAGCAGCAATACCGGGACGGCTCCGGCCCGTGCCTGGAGGCCGCCATGGGCAAGGCCACCCTGGCCATCCACGAGGTCGCGGGGGAAACCCGCTGGCCCGCCTGGGCCGAGCATGCCTGGTCCCGCGGGGTGCGCAGCTCGGCCTCGGTCGGCATGCCCATCCACGACAACGTCTCCGGCGGCCTCAACGTCTACTCCCGTGCGGTCGATGCCTTCGACGACGAGTCGCTGACCCTGCTCGAGACCTTCGCCGGCTACGCCGCCGTGGCCCTGGCCAACGCCCACCTGTACGACACCACGACCACCCTCGCCCAGCACATGCAGGCAGCCATGGAGTCCCGCGCGGTCATCGAACAGGCCAAGGGCATCATCATGGGCGAACGCCGCTGCAGCCCGGACGAGGCCTTCACCATCCTGGCCAAGCTCTCCCAGGACTCCAACCGCAAGCTCCGCGACGTCGCCGTCGCCCTGGTCAACCGCGCCCAGCGGCCCTGACCGGCTACAGCTTGCGTTCGATGACGACCAGGGTGCCGGTTGAGGTGGCGGTGACGCGGACGTCGCCGTAGGCGTTCATCAGGAGGGCGCCGCGGCCGCGGTCGAGGGGGGCCGGCCGGCCGCGCCAGCTGCCGTAGTCCTGCACGCTGATCCGGATCGCGTCGGGGCCGGTCTGCAGGCGCACGTCGACCTGGGGGCGGGTGGGTTGCTGGGCGTGCTCGACGGCGTTGTTGACCGCCTCGGTCGCGGCCAGTTGCAGGTCGCTGAGCAGGTCGTCGTCGACCGCGCCGGCCAGCGCGGCGCGCAGGTCGCGGCGCAGGGCCGAGGAGGCCGTCGGCACCAGCGGGTAGGTCCAGGTCCGGTCGATGTCGGCGCGGGTGGTGGTGGTCCGGGCCGGGCGCTGCGGTGGGTGCCGGCGCACGGCGATGGCGGCGATGTCGTCGGGTTGCGGCGGGGTGACGGCGGCCAGCGCGGCGGCGAGCAGATCGGTGGCGGGGGCGCCCAGGGCGGCCCGGCCGGCCCCACGGGCCAGCAGCCGCGCGACCCCGGCGTCGACCGGCTGGTCCCGGGTCTCCACCAGGCCGTCGGTGAAGAACAGCAGATAGTCACCCTCGTCCAGGGTCACGCTGTTCTCCGGGTACGTCGCCCCGGTGATCCCCAGCGGCGGCCCGACGGCACTGGGCAGCCACACCGGATCGTGCCCGGCCGACCAGCGGGCGGGGGCCAGATGCCCGGCGGAGCTCCAGGTGAGCCGGCCGGTGGCCGGGGTCAGCCGGGCCACCAGCACGGTGGCGAAGTATGCGCTGTTCAGCCGGTCGAGCATCGCCACGATCCGGGCCAGCAGCCGGTGCGGGGCGGGACCCTCGACGGCGTACGCGCGCACCGCGTTGCGCAGCTGGGCGGCGGTGACCGCGGCACCGAGGCCGTGACCCGCGACGTCGCCGATGGCCAGCAGCACGTCGCCGCCGGGCAGCGGCACCACGTCGTACCAGTCGCCGCCGACCTGCCCGGTGGCCGGCTGGTAACGCCCGCCGAGGTCCCAGCCGGGCAGCTCGGGCAGGCTCTCCGGAAGCAGGCTCTGCTGCATCGTGATGGCGATCTGGCGTTCGTGGTCGAGTTCCCAGCGGCTCTCGGCGAGCGAGGCGAGCATCGCGGCCACCGGCGCGAGCTGGGCCGCGGCATGGGCCGACGGTGGCTCGCCGAGCAGCACGGTGAGGGTGCCCAGCGGGTCGCCGGTCCGGCTGCGGATCGGCACGTGCAGCTGCTCGGTGGTGGTCACCTGCTGCTTGCCCGGCGGCACCGGGGTGCTGAACAGCAGCCCGCCGGTCAGCTCGGCGATCGCCTGAATGCCGTCGACCAGCGCGCGGGCCTGTTCGACGGTGGCGTACAGGGCATCCTCGAGGGCGCGCCCGGAGGCGATGACCGCGCTGGTGGCCGAACCGGTCAGCCGGCGGCCGGGCCCGCGGCCGGGGTGCAGGTTGGCCCGCACCCGGGCGATCAGGTCGGCCGCGGTGAAGGGCTTGACCACGTAGTCGTCGGCGCCGGCGTCGAGGCCCGCGACCCCGGACTCGCCCCCGGCCCGTGCCGACAGCACCACGACCGGCAGGGCCCGGGTCGCCTCGTCCCGGCGCAACGCGCGGACCAGGGCGAAGCCGTCGAGCCGCGGCATCATCACGTCGGTCAGCAGCAGGTCCGGCGGGCGGCGGCGGACAGCATCGAGGGCGGCCTGGCCGTCGGCGACCGTCTCGGCCTGCCAGCCCTGGTCGGTGAGCAGCCGGGACAGGTACGCCCGCATGTCGGCGTTGTCGTCGACAACCAGGATGCGTACGTCGGAGGGTTTCGCCGGCGCCGGGACCGCCGGTTCGGTCAGCCAGCCCATCGCCTCCTCGGCGAGCGCGTGGGCGGTGGCACCGGGCACACCCTCGCCGGTGGCTTCGCCGGTCGGCGTGATCACCGCCCAGGGCAGCTCGACGGTGAACACCGTGCCGGTGCCGGGCGCGCTGGTCACGGCGACGTCGCCGCCGAGCAGCCGGCTGAGCTCGCGGACCAGGGCCAGGCCGATGCCGCTGCCCTCGTGGCTGCGCGCCTGCACGCCCTGCACCCGGTGGAACCGGTCGAACAGCTGCGGCAGCTCGTCAGCGCTGATGCCGATGCCGGTGTCCGACACCCGCAGCCGTACCCGCCGCTCGTCGCTGTCCAGAGTCACCCGGATCTCGCCGACGAAGGTGAACTTGAGCGCGTTGGAGAGCAGGTTGGTGACGATCGTCTCCCAGGTGGCCGGGTCGATCGCGGTGGGCCGGGGCAGCGCCGGGCAGTCGACGACCAGCCGCAGCGACGCGCGTTCCACCGCCGAACGGAAGACCCCGGCCAGGTCCGCGGTGAGCCGGGCCAGGTCGACCCGGCGCGGCGTGGTGCCGGCCCGCCCGGCCTCCAGGCTGGAGAACGTCATCAGGTTGTTGACCAGCGTCAGCAGCCGGGTGGCGTTGCGCCGGGCGGTGTCCAGGCGCTCACGCTGACGCTCCCCCAGCGGCTCGTCCGGGTCGGCCAGCGCCTCGGCGAGCGGTCCCAGCATCAGCGTCAACGGGGTGCGGAACTCATGGCTGACATTGGTGAAGAAGGCCGTCTTGACCCGGTCCAGCTCGGCGAGGGCCTCGGCCCGGCGGCGTTCCTCCTCGTACGCGAGAGCGTTGCGCACCGCGACCGCCACCTGCTGAGCGAGCAGGTCGAAGAAGGAGCGGTAGCTGTCGTCCAGCGCCCGGCTCGGGCTGACCCCGGCCAGCAGCACGCCGAGGGGTTGGGCCCGGTCGGCGGCCAGCAGCGGGACGGCGACCGCGGTCCGCACCGGCAGCTGCCACGGGCCACCGGTGACGCCGAGCGTCTCCGGCACCGCCCAGCCGTCGCCGAGGTCACCGGCGAGCTCGGCGGGCAGCGCGCCGGTGCCGGTCGCCGCGACCCGCCTGAGGGTGGTGCCGTCGCGCAGGTAGATCCCGGCGAACGGGACGTCGAGCGGGTGTTCCGCGATCGCGTCGGCCACCCGTACGCAGGTCCGCTCGACCCCGGCGGTCTCGTCCCCGGCCCGGACCGACAGCTCGCGCAGCAGGCGCAGCCGCCGCTCCCCCACGACCTGCTCGGTGACCTCGCTGCAGACGGTGAGCACGCCCACCGTACGGCCGTCGTCGTCGCGGGCCGGGGCGTGCGAGACGCTGAAGTAGGCCTCCTCGCGGTAGCCGGCCCGTTCGAGCATGAGCTGCAGGGCGGGCACCCAGCTGGCCACGCCGGTCGCCATGGCCTCGGTGATCAGCGGTTCCAGCACGGCCCAGCCGGCCTCGAGGGTGACCCGCACGTCCCCGCCCATCGCCGCCGGGTGCTGGTCGCCGATCAGCGCCGAGTAGGCGTCGTTGTAGAGCTGGGTGTACTGCGGCCCCCACAGCAGCAGCATCGGGTAGCGCGACGACAAGACGATGCGTACGGCGGCGCGCAGGCTCTGCGGCCATTGCCCGACCGCACCCAGCGGCGTCCGGGCCCAGTCGAGCCCAGCCATCAGCCGCCCGGCCTCCCCGCCGCCCGCGAACAGCTCCACCGGTCCCCCGTCATCACGTCAAGAGAGCAGGGTCTTACCCCCGCATCGCCGAACCCATGCCTGCCCGCACAGCAGATCACACGACCCGGGTAGGTTGATCGCATGCGGTATGCGGCGGTCGGGGACAGTTTCACCGAGGGGCTGGGCGACGAACTGCCCGACGGCTCCCAGCGCGGCTGGGCGGACCTGGTGGCCGCCGGCCTGCCGGACCCCGACGTGCGGTACGCCAACTTCGCGGTGCGCGGCCGGTTGCTGCGGCCCATCGTCGAGGAGCAGATCGAGGCGGCGCTGGCCCTCGACCCGGCACCCACGGTGATGACGTTCAACGGCGGCGGCAACGACATGATGCGCCCGGGCACCGACCTGGCCGGGCTGCTGGCGCTGATCGAGCGGGGCATCCGGCGCTGCGTCGAGGCCGGGGTGCGGCTGGTCGTGGTGGCCGGCCCCAACCCGTCGCAGCGGTTGCCGTTCGGCGGGTCCATCGACCGCAAGGGCGAGATCCTCACCGTGGAGACGCAGAAGCTGGCGGCCGGGCACGGCGTCGAGTTCGCCGACGTCTTCCACGACCTCGAGATCCGCAAGGCGCCCTACTGGTCGCCCGACCGGCTGCACCTCAACGCGGCGGGCCACCGGCGGGCGGCCGGGCTGGTGCTGACCGCGATGGGCTACGCCTCGGCCGCGCACGTGGTGGATCCGGGCCCGGCCGAGAGCCGGCGCATCCTCGACGAGGCCCGGTACTACCGTGAGCATGTGCTGCCGTGGGTGCAGCGCCGGTTGCGCGGCCGGTCCTCCGGGGACGACCGCACCGGCAAGTACCTGGCGTGGACGGCGGTCAAGGCTGGTTGAGGTTGCTGTGCCTGCGGCCGTATGCGGCGTACAGGATCAGCCCGAGCACGAACCAGACCGCGAAGCGCAGCCAGGTCACCGGGGCGAGGAACGTGATCAGCCAGATCGAGAAGACCACGCCGAGCGCCGGGATCACCGGCATGAGCGGCAACCGGAACGTGCGCGGCACCTCCGGGCGGCGATAGCGCAGCACGATCACGGCGACGCACACCACCACGAAGGCCAGCAGGATGCCGATGTTGGTCAGCTCGGCGGCCTCGCGGATCGGCAGGAAACCGGCGATCACCGCCGACGCGGCCCCGACGATCCAGGTGACCCGGGTGGGCACGTGCCGGGTCGGGTGCAGCTTGGCGAACCAGCCCGGCAGCAGACCGTCGCGGCTCATCGAGTACCACACCCGGGTCACGCCGAGCATGAACGTGAACATCACGGTGAGGATGCCGATGATCGCCCCGACGGCGATGACGTCGGCCAGCCCGGACAGCCCGACCGCGGCGAACGCCGATGAGAAGCCGCTGGTCGGATTGATGTCGCGGTAGTTCTGCATGCCGGTGAGCACCAGCGTGGCGGCGACGTAGAGCACCATCGAGATCGCCAGCGAGTAGATGATCGCCTTGGGCAGGTGCCGGCGCGCGTCCCGGGACTCCTCCGCGGCGGTGCTCATCGCGTCGTACCCGAACACCGCGAAGAACACCGTGGCCGCACCCGTGATCGACCCGCTGACGCCGAACGGGAAGAACGGGGAGTAGTTCTGCGACCGTACGTGGAAGACGCCGACGATCACGACCAGCAGGACCACCGCGACCTTGATCGCGACCACCGCGGTCTCGGCCCGGGCCGCGGCCCGGATACCCCGATTCAGCAGGTACGCGATGAGCAGGCACAACAGCACAGCGAACAGATCGATCACGTGGCCGTCCCCGGTGCCCGGCGCCCCCAGCATCCAGGCCGGCAGGTGCACCCCCAGCTCGCCCATGAGGAACGAGAAGTACCCGGAGATCCCGATGGCCACCACCGCCACGATCGCGGTGTACTCCAGCAGCAGGTCCCACCCGATGAACCAGCCCACTATCTCGCCGAGCACCACGTACCCGTACGTGTAGGCGGATCCCGCCCGGGGAATCATCCCCGCGAACTCCGCATAGGACAGCGCGGCGGCGGCGCTGGCCAGCCCGGCGATCAGGAACGAGACCAGCACGGCGGGCCCGGCGGTCTCATGCGCCACCGCCCCGGCCAGCGCGAAGATGCCGGCCCCGATGATCCCCCCGATCCCGATCGCGGTCAGCTGCCACAACCCCAGCGTGCGGGCCAGCCCACCGGCCCGCTCGTCATCGATGTCCTCGATGGGCTTGCGCCGGAAGATCCCCGACCCCTGCCCGAACCGCCCCGGTGTCGTCGTCATGACAATGATCTATCACGTTCCATCCAAGATCGTTGATTCACCGGCTACCAGGAGTCGTACCATTCGCTCTCGGACATCGGCTCCGCGGCGGCCGCGGCGGTGGCGGCGCGCTGGATCTCGGCGAGGATGTCGTCGAGCAGGCCGCGCAGCGCGTGCATCAGCTGCAGCTGGATGGCGAACCAGCCCTCGGCGTCCTCCTCGGCCAGCGGCGACCGGTCGTCCTCGCGCACCATCCGCAGCCGGTGCAGCCGCTGGTCGTCGGCCAGCGCCGCGAGCCCGGCGGTCAGCCCGCGCGGCCGCTCGTCGAACAGCGCCTGGGCGGTGCCGATCCAGCCCTTGAGCTCGGTGCCGCTCTGCGCCACCGCCCCGAGCCCGGCGAGCTGGTCGACGTGCCGCTGCGGGCGCAGCACCATGAGGTGGGCGTGCGAGCCGGCGGCGGCCAGCCCGGCCGCGTACACCTCGCGCAGCTCCTCGGCCTGCCGGGCGAAGTCGGCCCGTCGCGCCGGATCGATGCCCAGCTCGCGGTGCGCGCGCCCGGCCAGGTCCGGTTGTACGGGCGGCGGGTCGGCGGCCCGCGCGGGCACGCCGATGCGCGTGGTGACGCCGCCGCCGAGCCCGCCGAAGTACTTCTCCAGCACGTCCAGGCCACCGATCCGGCTGGGGTCGCCGCCGCCGACCCGCACGAGATCGGCGAGCAGCCGGTGGTCGGGCACCATCCAGGGCTGCGGCGCCGCGCCGTTGCCCTCCCGGCTCCAGTACCTGCGGAACGCCGCCTCGTCACTGATGCCGATCGCATGCAGCCGGATGCCGGCCGCCTGGTGCAGCTCGTCCATCAGCGACACCGGGTCGGTGCTGGCCGCCACCGCCTCACCGGTGGACTCGGCGCCCTTTGGATTCCAGTCCGCGCCGTCGCTGATCAGCACGATCAGCTGCTCGTTGCCGGGGACGCCGTGCCGGTGCAGCAGCTCGGAGGCGAAGTGCAGCGCCTTGCCGATGTCGGTGTTGCTACTGGCGGGCAACAGCCGGCCCACCTCCCGGCGGTAGTCGGCGGCCACCGCGGGCTCGCTGTCCGCGCTCATCTCGGCCATCCCCGACCCTGCCGGGAACACCACCGAGCAGTCGGTGGTGAACCGCACCAGCGCGATCCGGGACACCCGCCCGGCCGTGCTCAGCCGCGAGTCGAGCAGCCGCAGCAGGGCCTGCCGCTGGGCCTCGGAGCGCCGCATGGTCGACGCCCGGCCCGGCTGCCGGGACCGCCAGCTGTACGGGTCCTCGCCGGTGACCGGGGGCACGTCGTCGATGCTCATGGACCCGCTGCAGTCGGCCAGCACGACGATGTCGGTGCCGGTCCGGCCGCTGCGGGCGTACAGCATCAGCTCGGTGTCACGGCCGATGCGCAACAGACCGTGCAGCTCGTGCCCGTCGGGGCCGGTCGCCTCGCGCAGCCGGAACGGCATCCCGGCCACGGTGAGCCAGGTCGACCCGGCCGGATCGCTGAACAGCACCCGCCCGGCGAGGTCGGCCGCGCTCAGCAGGGCCCGGGACGCCTCCTGCAGGTCGCCGTCGGTCATCGGTTCCAGCGTGATCCGGGTGGGCACCGCGGCCGGTTGCACGCTCAGGCTCCACGGCGTGCCGGGATCGTCGAGGCCCTGCTCGGCGGCCAGGTCGGCGCCGATCGCCAGCACCCCGGGCGGCAGTTCGGGCCGGCTGAACAGCTGCACCCCCAGCCGCTGCCCGCCCGAGCTGCCGACGGTCAGCAGCCCGGGGGCGTCGGCGGCGAGGTCCTGCCGGCTGACCACCAGCCGGCCGGCGCCGGCCAGTCCGGGTCCGGGTACGACGAGGAGCCGCTGGCGGCCGGGTGTCCACGTGGCGGTCACAGCTTCTCCAGCTTGATCGTGAGGCCGAGCCGGCGCTGCAGCTCCTTGATGGTGCTGCCCTGCCGGCCGATGAACCGCGACCGCAGCTCCTCCGGTACGCGGACCCACAGGTCACCGGTGCGCGGCTTGTAGACCGACAGGGACAGCCGGCCGGCCAGGTCGGCGTACCCGAGGTCAGCCATGATCTGCTGCAGGGCGGCGAAGCGGCGTTCACCCTCCCGGCCCTCGATCTCGTCGACGCGCAGCTCCTCGAGCCATCCGGCGTCGTGCTCGGACAGCAACGGCCGCAGCCCCGGGTCGGTGCTGCCGGGGGTGCGCACGAGGTCGTACAGGGTGCTCAGGTCGTACAGGTGCTGCCGGACGTTGATGAAGATGTGCCGCAGCGTCGACAACCGCGGCAGCTTCGGCACCCTGGCGGTGCCGCGCCGGCGGGCCCGGGTGCCCCGGACGATCTGCTCGACCACCTCCGGCGGGGACAGGGCCGGCAGGGTGCGCCGGTGCGCGGCGCACAGCACCAGGCCGCGCCGGTGCGGACCGTAAACCTGCCAGCGGAAGGCATGCCCGGCACAGCACCGGGTTCCGCAGGCGCCCCGCTGCCCGGCCACCGCGGTGCTGAACTCGCACGCCAGACTGCCGGTGCTGGCGCAGCCCTGCGTCGCGCAGGCCGGGAACCGCAGCTCGTAGCAGCCGTCGCAATAGGAGGTGAGCGGGTCGCCGGGGTGCCGGCGGCGATGGCTGTCGCACCATGCGCGCCGGCGGTTGCAGCGTGGCCCGGCACACCAGAACGTGGCCGTG includes:
- a CDS encoding acyl-CoA desaturase; the protein is MTTIQHKKSNPIAHLSAEDIEMIGVELDAIRDEVMASRGAKDAAYIRRVIKVQRGLELSSRAVLLFSLFPPAWLVGTAALSVAKILENMEVGHNILHGQWDWMRDPKIHSTKWEWDHASPAEQWKHSHNELHHTYTNVVGRDNDLGYGIMRVDEEQKWAPAYLGQPFYNLINACLFEYGIAAYDLELGRNLQTKERRRDPKFRAALKATRRKIGKQMLKDYVVHPALSGPSFLHTIAANATANLIRNLWSHSVIMCGHFPNGVETFEKTSIEGETRGEWYLRQMLGSANISGSKLMHIMTGNLSHQIEHHLFPDMPSNRYAQIAPKIKDLFERYGLKYTTGPMPKQVASAWWKVIRLSLPSKPVAARPPAGERPAPTADPAARWRRVPATPELAQTR
- a CDS encoding tannase/feruloyl esterase family alpha/beta hydrolase, which encodes MTAFYGRGPAHRYFDGCSTGGRQGLMLAQRFPADFDGILAGAPAGNEAPLVLLQAWVAVHNTDAHGRQILGPAKIPALHAAVVAACGAVIRDPRRCGFQPSSLRCPPGVDQPGCLTPAQIATVVAFYRGPAGLFNGGMPYGSEFGWIGQFVVSSGSPLNGNAGRIALTYLKYLGYPAVLPESFGLTDVRFTKATFDRLNVLGDALYNANDPDLSAFRAHGGKLIMYHGWVDPFIPPFSTIDYYRAVQQRGGAGAYTRLYLIPAGYHCLFGPESANPSEVGVPEFLQPLMDWVEHGTAPGTVDVPTVDAAFTDVLRDLDVEPFDALAPVHAAPGSLNAGYHYVGHY
- a CDS encoding tannase/feruloyl esterase family alpha/beta hydrolase; amino-acid sequence: MLIRKAVTLLSAAALVLTGLCGAARGPGPASCAGLITARVPQGGVSSATVADGYCEVRGVLLPATHFTVKLPVRGWTGQYVQQGCGGLCGAVPDLAFPLFGFSCPAALARTLVVAADDTGHTGDAAGAQPATWGADPRARVEWG
- a CDS encoding GAF and ANTAR domain-containing protein; translation: MAHEPTDSLSALTELGRIKLGETDLEGVLDRVAELAQKTLPGASEVSITLVRDRGAYTAAYTGNRALALDEWQYRLDGGPCLQAAADNATVSVPDTAAETRWATWAGRATEAGMGSVLSVGLPILDTVSGALNIYGAEPHAFDEEAVALAHTFVRYAAVALANAHLYDTTMTLAQHMQAAMESRAVIEQAKGIIMGERRCSPDEAFAILSKVSQDANRKLRDVAQALVARTQRG
- a CDS encoding GAF domain-containing protein, with protein sequence MQDPERPLREHLVMLAGTPDAAAAVTALLTTITGLAADRIDAISYASITRSHGGGYTTVAASSALAAAVDDAQYADGAGPCLDAATSGHVVGVPNIRATMVWPGFRDAATRIGLRASLSVPLFAARGVPVAALNLYGRRPESLSRLTAAVWAVFDPRTAAAHPDDALDDGGAELVAGLTAAFAVRGLIQQALGVIMAADRCAAEAAYGSLCSRAATTSARMPDMARHIIAGGA
- a CDS encoding STAS domain-containing protein, with the protein product MPRPLPTWIEGPPGEFSASVTGYDGTWLATVSRRAAGTATPAAVVTVEGDVDLDTAPLLQAGLLRALQSWPFVVCDLNKVTFFGAAGTTALLAARRCASATGHTLSLRGARGMTRQILEMFDLANLIMDD
- a CDS encoding GAF and ANTAR domain-containing protein; the protein is MDPTAAFRELGQIKLGETDLKGVLDRIARLAKQTVPGADEVSVTLIPERGPYTISWTGQPALEVDEQQYRDGSGPCLEAAMGKATLAIHEVAGETRWPAWAEHAWSRGVRSSASVGMPIHDNVSGGLNVYSRAVDAFDDESLTLLETFAGYAAVALANAHLYDTTTTLAQHMQAAMESRAVIEQAKGIIMGERRCSPDEAFTILAKLSQDSNRKLRDVAVALVNRAQRP